The Pseudomonas sp. FP2309 genomic sequence AATGAATAAGACCCTGCTGACCACGTTGTTCTCGGCAGGCTTGCTTGCCAGCAGCGGCGCCTATGCGGCCGGCTGGTGCGAGTCGGGTAAACCGGTGAAATTCGCAGGCCTGAACTGGGAGAGCGGCATGCTGCTCACCGACATCCTGCAAACCGTTCTGGAAAAAGGCTACGACTGCAAAACCGACAGCTTGCCGGGTAACTCCATCACCATGGAAAACGCCCTGAGCAGCAATGACATCCAAGTGTTCGCCGAAGAATGGGTCGGCCGCAGCGAAGTCTGGAACAAGGCCGAGAAGGCCGGCAAAGTCGTCGGCGTAGGCGCGCCGGTGGTGGGCGCTATCGAAGGCTGGTACGTGCCGCGCTACGTGATCGAAGGCGACGCCAAGCGCAAGCTGGCCGCCAAGGCGCCGGACCTGAAAAACATCGCCGACCTGGCCAAGTACGCCGCCGTGTTCAAGGACCCGGAAGAACCCTCCAAGGGCCGTTTCTACAACTGCCCGGCCGGCTGGACCTGCGAGCTGGACAACAGCGAGATGCTCAAAAGCTACGGCCTGGAAAGCAGCTACACCAACTTCCGCCCAGGCACCGGCCCGGCGCTGGATGCGGCGGTGCTGTCGAGCTACAAGCGTGGCGAGCCGATCCTGTTCTACTACTGGTCGCCAACCCCGCTGATGGGCCAGGTCGACCTGGTGAAGCTTGAAGAAAAGCCCGGTGTGGACAAGACCGTGAGCATCAAGGTCGGCCTGTCCAAGGCCTTCCATGAGCAAGCGCCGGAACTGGTGACCGTGTTCGAAAAGGTCAACCTGCCCATCGACCTGTTGAACCAGAACCTGGGGCGCATGGCCAAGGAGCGGATTGAATCGCCGAAACTGGCGAAGATTTTCCTCAAGGAACATCCTGAAGTCTGGCACGCCTGGGTCAGTGAAGACGCCGCCAAGAAAATCGACGCGGCCTTGTAGGTCAAGTGCGCCCGGCTACCCTGTAGGGTGGCCGGGTGCTTGGCCACAACCCACTGGATCGAGAGCACGCTATGTTTCCTGAGAGTTTTACGTTTTCCATTGCCGACTGGGTCAACGGTTGGGTGGATTCACTGGTCACCAACTACGGCGATGTGTTCCGGCAGATTTCCGACACCCTGCTGTGGGCCATCGTCAACCTCGAAGGCCTGCTGCGCGCAGCGCCGTGGTGGTTGATGCTGGCTATCGTCGCCGGCATTGCCTGGCACGCCACACGCAAGGTGGTGACCACCGTCGTGATCGTCGGCCTGCTGTTCCTGGTGGGGGCGGTTGGGCTGTGGGACAAGCTGATGCAAACCCTGGCCCTGATGATGGTGGCCACGGTGATTTCGGTGCTGATCGGCATTCCGTTGGGCATTCTCTCGGCGCGCAGCAATCGCCTGCGTTCGGTGCTGATGCCACTGCTCGACATCATGCAGACCATGCCCAGCTTCGTGTACCTGATCCCGGTGCTGATGCTGTTCGGCCTGGGCAAAGTGCCGGCGATTTTCGCCACGGTGATCTACGCGGCGCCGCCGCTGATTCGTCTGACCGACCTGGGCATTCGCCAGGTCGATGGCGAAGTCATGGAAGCCATCAACGCCTTCGGTGCCAACCGCTGGCAACAACTGTTCGGCGTGCAACTGCCTCTGGCGCTGCCCAGCATCATGGCCGGTATCAACCAGACCACCATGATGGCGTTGTCGATGGTGGTGATCGCCTCGATGATCGGCGCCCGTGGCCTGGGTGAAGACGTACTGGTCGGCATCCAGACCCTCAACGTCGGCCGAGGCCTTGAGGCCGGGCTGGCCATCGTGATTCTCGCCGTGGTCATCGACCGCATTACCCAGGCCTACGGTCGTCCACGGCATGAGGCGAGCAAATGACTACTGTCAGCAAAATCGAAGTTAAAAACGTCTTCAAGATCTTCGGCAACCGTTCCAGGGAAGCGCTGGCGCTGGTTGGCCAGGGCAAGACCAAAGACCAGGTGCTGGCCGAAACCGGTTGTGTGGTCGGCGTGAACGACCTGTCCCTGAGCATCGCCACCGGTGAGATCTTCGTGATCATGGGCCTGTCGGGCTCCGGCAAATCCACCCTGGTGCGTCACTTCAACCGGCTGATCGACCCCACCAGCGGCGCGATCCTGGTGGACGGCGAAGACATACTGCAACTGGACATGGACGCCTTGCGCCAGTTCCGCCGCCACAAGATCAGCATGGTGTTCCAGAGCTTCGGCTTGCTGCCCCACAAGACCGTGCTCGACAACGTGGCCTACGGCCTCAAGGTGCGGGGCGAAACCAAGCAAGTGTGCGCCGAACGTGCGCTGCACTGGATCGAGACCGTGGGCCTGAAGGGCTACGAAAACAAATACCCGCACCAACTCTCCGGCGGCATGCGCCAACGCGTCGGCCTGGCCCGCGCCCTGGCGGCCGATACCGATATCATCCTGATGGACGAAGCGTTCAGCGCCCTCGACCCGCTGATCCGCGCCGAGATGCAGGACCAGTTGCTGGAGCTGCAAAAGACCCTGCACAAGACCATCGTGTTTATCACCCACGACCTCGACGAGGCCGTGCGCATCGGCAACCGCATTGCGATTCTCAAGGACGGCAGGCTGATCCAGGTCGGCACGCCGCGCGAGATCCTGCACTCGCCGGCGGATGAGTACGTGGATCGGTTTGTTCAGCGGCGCGCGGCGGTGGTCTGAC encodes the following:
- a CDS encoding proline/glycine betaine ABC transporter permease, whose translation is MFPESFTFSIADWVNGWVDSLVTNYGDVFRQISDTLLWAIVNLEGLLRAAPWWLMLAIVAGIAWHATRKVVTTVVIVGLLFLVGAVGLWDKLMQTLALMMVATVISVLIGIPLGILSARSNRLRSVLMPLLDIMQTMPSFVYLIPVLMLFGLGKVPAIFATVIYAAPPLIRLTDLGIRQVDGEVMEAINAFGANRWQQLFGVQLPLALPSIMAGINQTTMMALSMVVIASMIGARGLGEDVLVGIQTLNVGRGLEAGLAIVILAVVIDRITQAYGRPRHEASK
- a CDS encoding glycine betaine/L-proline ABC transporter ATP-binding protein is translated as MTTVSKIEVKNVFKIFGNRSREALALVGQGKTKDQVLAETGCVVGVNDLSLSIATGEIFVIMGLSGSGKSTLVRHFNRLIDPTSGAILVDGEDILQLDMDALRQFRRHKISMVFQSFGLLPHKTVLDNVAYGLKVRGETKQVCAERALHWIETVGLKGYENKYPHQLSGGMRQRVGLARALAADTDIILMDEAFSALDPLIRAEMQDQLLELQKTLHKTIVFITHDLDEAVRIGNRIAILKDGRLIQVGTPREILHSPADEYVDRFVQRRAAVV
- a CDS encoding ABC transporter substrate-binding protein, with translation MKMNKTLLTTLFSAGLLASSGAYAAGWCESGKPVKFAGLNWESGMLLTDILQTVLEKGYDCKTDSLPGNSITMENALSSNDIQVFAEEWVGRSEVWNKAEKAGKVVGVGAPVVGAIEGWYVPRYVIEGDAKRKLAAKAPDLKNIADLAKYAAVFKDPEEPSKGRFYNCPAGWTCELDNSEMLKSYGLESSYTNFRPGTGPALDAAVLSSYKRGEPILFYYWSPTPLMGQVDLVKLEEKPGVDKTVSIKVGLSKAFHEQAPELVTVFEKVNLPIDLLNQNLGRMAKERIESPKLAKIFLKEHPEVWHAWVSEDAAKKIDAAL